One Prunus dulcis chromosome 7, ALMONDv2, whole genome shotgun sequence DNA segment encodes these proteins:
- the LOC117635882 gene encoding probable L-type lectin-domain containing receptor kinase S.5, with the protein MSSMQLSSLQRSALLLALLCGALTPAEGLSFSYPTFRDNIDEKDFIKSEYSRIYYSAIQITPDLSNPASIVNQSGRFLYKKPFKLWGKGKGGARSRALFNSTFVLNITPQTDPGGEGLAFILTGSPTLPEKSQGEWLGIVNANSNGSAQANIVAVEFDTRKSYLEDVDDNHVGLDVNSVYSIQQVPLLSYGVNLSSQTNYTVTIRYDSQNITIFVSQTNETREEMKNIPVLSRTLDLSEYLSQKVYVGFSASTSNSTQLNCIRSWDFHSSHIDENSNLLWVWITVPAVFVLVTGVSAYLFWTRQGEKEDAHLQIDEEIQTNSMAPKKFKLKELQRATGGFNPKNKLGKGGFGTVYKGLLGNKDVAVKRVSKDSRQGKQEFIAEVTTIGRLRHKNLVKLIGWCYERHELLIVYEFMPNGSLDRFVFRDDTLGMEKGEPTLSWERRHSIILGVAQALDYLHNGCEKRVLHPDIKASNIMLDSDFIARLGDFGLARTIQQSGLTHHSTKEIAGTPGYMAPETFLTGRATVETDVYAFGVLVLEVVCGRRPSNQNEQNNYNNSIVYWLWDLYSRGRILDAVDSRLDGDIDEDDMACVLVLGLSCCHPNPHLRPSMRTVLKVLTREADPPALPTERPAFVWPAMPPSFKEDAEFDLAGGQIPPFTELTGR; encoded by the coding sequence ATGAGTAGCATGCAACTTTCTTCACTACAAAGGTCTGCACTCCTATTAGCCCTCTTGTGTGGTGCTCTTACTCCAGCAGAAGGCTTGAGTTTCAGCTATCCAACATTTCGAGACAACATAGATGAAAAGGATTTCATTAAATCCGAATATTCACGCATATATTATAGTGCAATCCAGATCACTCCTGATCTTAGTAACCCAGCTTCCATCGTGAATCAATCTGGAaggtttttatataaaaagccATTCAAGCTGTGGGGAAAAGGCAAAGGCGGTGCTCGCAGCAGAGCATTGTTCAATTCTACCTTTGTACTTAACATCACTCCCCAAACCGATCCAGGTGGTGAAGGCTTGGCCTTTATCTTAACCGGAAGTCCCACTCTTCCAGAGAAGAGCCAAGGAGAATGGCTTGGAATTGTAAATGCAAATTCAAATGGATCTGCTCAGGCTAACATAGTGGCAGTAGAATTCGACACAAGAAAGAGCTACTTGGAAGATGTAGATGACAACCATGTGGGCTTGGATGTAAACAGCGTTTACTCAATTCAACAAGTTCCTTTACTTAGCTATGGTGTTAATCTTTCAAGCCAAACGAATTACACAGTGACAATTCGGTATGACAGCCAGAACATCACCATCTTTGTTTCCCAGACCAATGAAACTAGGGAGGAAATGAAGAATATTCCAGTTTTGTCTCGCACTCTTGATCTCTCTGAGTATCTTTCGCAGAAGGTCTATGTGGGATTCTCAGCTTCCACAAGCAATAGCACTCAGCTAAACTGCATACGGTCATGGGATTTCCATTCTTCACATATAGATGAAAATTCAAACCTGCTGTGGGTTTGGATTACGGTCCCTGCAGTATTTGTCTTGGTAACTGGAGTTTCTGCTTACTTGTTCTGGACAAGACAAGGTGAAAAGGAGGACGCACATCTGCAGATAGACGAAGAGATTCAAACAAATTCCATGgccccaaaaaaattcaaactcaaaGAACTTCAAAGAGCAACAGGCGGATTTAATCCCAAGAACAAGCTCGGAAAAGGTGGCTTTGGAACAGTCTATAAGGGCCTCTTGGGAAACAAAGACGTAGCAGTCAAGAGAGTCTCAAAGGATTCACGTCAAGGCAAGCAAGAATTCATAGCAGAAGTCACCACAATTGGCAGACTTCGTCACAAAAATCTGGTCAAATTAATTGGATGGTGCTATGAAAGACATGAGCTTCTTATCGTCTATGAGTTCATGCCAAATGGAAGCCTAGACAGATTCGTATTCAGGGATGACACATTAGGGATGGAGAAAGGGGAACCAACACTGAGCTGGGAAAGAAGGCACAGCATAATACTTGGGGTAGCTCAAGCACTCGATTATCTTCACAATGGATGCGAAAAGAGAGTGCTTCACCCAGACATAAAAGCCAGCAACATCATGTTAGACTCAGATTTCATAGCCAGGCTGGGAGACTTTGGACTGGCTCGTACCATCCAACAAAGTGGTTTAACTCACCACTCCACCAAAGAGATTGCAGGAACACCAGGCTATATGGCTCCAGAAACATTTCTTACCGGCAGGGCTACTGTCGAAACAGATGTTTATGCATTTGGTGTTCTTGTGCTAGAAGTTGTCTGTGGAAGAAGGCCTAGTAATCAAAACGAGCAGAACAACTACAACAACAGCATAGTGTATTGGCTGTGGGATCTTTACAGCAGAGGAAGGATCCTTGATGCTGTTGACTCCAGATTGGATGGAGACATTGATGAGGATGATATGGCATGTGTTCTGGTTTTGGGGTTATCTTGCTGCCACCCGAACCCCCATCTGAGGCCATCCATGAGGACTGTCCTTAAGGTTCTTACAAGGGAAGCAGATCCACCAGCACTGCCCACTGAAAGGCCTGCTTTTGTGTGGCCAGCCATGCCTCCATCATTCAAAGAGGACGCAGAATTTGATCTGGCTGGAGGGCAAATACCACCATTCACAGAACTCACTGGAAGATGA
- the LOC117635770 gene encoding metal tolerance protein C2, with protein sequence MEKSNSFKGPQNPWSADLGLGTSDRRLAFSRQASFQQYHEPHTPVSINLNDSEATPFLSRSVSSIDVPPGEYLAEENDKLFGERRVSAEKLSVLLVFESVFRILRSGNRYMKRLFLLISLNVAYSTAELCIGLFTGRIGLVSDSFHLSFGCGLLTFSLFAMAASRKKPDAIYTYGYKRLEVLSAFTNALFLLFMSFSLAVEALHAFIQDESEHKHYLIVSAVTNLLVNLIGVWFFRNYARVNLVYRNAEDMNNHSVCLHVLADSIRSAGLILASWFLSLGVQNAEVLCFGLVSVAVFMLVMPLFRASGGILLQMAPPNVPTSALSKCWRQITAREDVSEVSQARFWELVPGHVVGSLSIQVKKGIDDRPILQLVHGLYHDLGIQDLTVQADNV encoded by the exons ATGGAGAAGAGCAATTCGTTCAAAGGCCCTCAGAACCCATGGAGCGCCGATTTAGGACTTGGCACCAGCGATCGGAGATTGGCGTTTTCGCGCCAAGCCTCGTTCCAGCAATACCACGAACCACACACGCCGGTTTCGATCAATCTCAACGACTCTGAGGCGACGCCGTTTCTCTCGCGGAGCGTGTCGAGCATTGACGTTCCTCCAGGGGAGTATTTGGCAGAGGAAAATGACAAGCTTTTCGGGGAACGAAGAGTTTCGGCCGAGAAATTATCCGTCTTGTTGGTTTTTGAATCGGTGTTTCGGATTTTGAGGTCCGGAAATCGGTATATGAAGAgattgttcttgttgatttcGCTTAATGTGGCGTATTCGACCGCGGAGCTATGTATTGGACTCTTCACTGGACGTATAG GTTTGGTGTCAGATTCATTTCATTTAAGTTTTGGGTGTGGCTTATTAACGTTTTCATTGTTCGCTATGGCTGCTTCTCGAAAGAAACCTGATGCAATTTACACTTATGG GTATAAAAGGCTAGAAGTTTTGTCTGCTTTTACCAATGCT ctctttcttttgtttatgtcATTCTCCTTGGCTGTGGAAGCACTTCATGCGTTCATACAGGATGAATCTGAACACAA GCATTACTTGATTGTTTCGGCAGTGACAAATCTACTGGTGAATCTTATTGGTGTTTGGTTCTTCAGAAATTATGCTCGTGTCAATCTTG TTTACAGAAACGCAGAAGATATGAACAACCACTCAGTTTGCCTGCATGTTCTTGCAGATTCGATTCGTAG TGCAGGGTTGATATTGGCATCTTGGTTTCTGTCTCTGGG GGTTCAGAATGCAGAAGTTTTGTGTTTCGGACTAGTTTCAGTTGCAGTTTTTATGCTTGTAATGCCATTATTTAGAGCGAGTGGTGGTATTCTACTTCAAATGGCACCACCAAACGTTCCAACTTCTGCATTGAGCAAATGCTGGCGACAG ATTACTGCCCGCGAAGATGTTTCTGAAGTTTCTCAAGCACGGTTTTGGGAATTGGTTCCTGGTCATGTTGTTGGCTCACTTTCAATACAG GTAAAGAAGGGGATAGATGATCGCCCCATACTTCAATTAGTGCATGGTTTGTACCATGATTTGGGAATACAGGACTTGACAGTGCAAGCTGACAATGTCTGA